The proteins below are encoded in one region of Anaerosporomusa subterranea:
- a CDS encoding acyltransferase, whose product MSEQAQKPYMLHESSYVDQPATIGDGTQIWHFCHISAHTSIGENCRIGQNVFVAPHVQIGNNVKIQNNVSVYEGVILEDYVFCGPSMVFTNVKTPRCEYPRNTSGDYLTTRVKKGASIGANATVVCGTTIGERAFIGAGSVVTKDVPDYAMVYGNPAQIQGWACACGEVMVKKDATELHCDRCGTHLNLK is encoded by the coding sequence ATGAGCGAACAAGCCCAAAAACCATACATGCTCCACGAATCTTCCTACGTCGATCAGCCCGCAACCATAGGTGACGGCACCCAAATCTGGCACTTCTGCCATATCTCCGCTCATACCTCAATCGGCGAAAACTGCCGCATCGGCCAGAACGTCTTTGTCGCCCCCCACGTCCAAATTGGCAACAACGTCAAAATTCAAAACAACGTCAGCGTCTACGAAGGAGTTATCCTCGAAGATTACGTCTTCTGCGGCCCCAGCATGGTCTTTACTAACGTCAAAACCCCGCGCTGTGAATACCCCCGCAATACCTCAGGCGACTACCTGACAACGCGCGTGAAAAAAGGCGCCAGCATCGGCGCCAACGCGACAGTAGTCTGCGGCACAACCATTGGAGAACGCGCCTTCATAGGTGCTGGTTCGGTAGTGACCAAAGATGTCCCCGATTACGCCATGGTCTATGGTAACCCCGCCCAAATCCAAGGCTGGGCCTGCGCCTGCGGCGAAGTGATGGTGAAAAAAGACGCAACTGAACTCCATTGCGACCGCTGTGGAACCCATCTTAATTTAAAGTAA